The following coding sequences are from one Ammospiza caudacuta isolate bAmmCau1 chromosome 10, bAmmCau1.pri, whole genome shotgun sequence window:
- the AEN gene encoding apoptosis-enhancing nuclease isoform X1, with the protein MCAGRLPGRTRVSGAGSGQHRDAGGMPPGKGQMTPLLPAPKVTVPTLQGAHGGCAQAPRGPGSPQARSKKRSRRHQRFMARRAVLEQKGLLSPHRHPGSQSPEAGLEAHTELTESCDKVPKAKQSVSSSLSPSASPDSIARHHSVLLSQGNGSSGRVRTSSLVLRPGKYVAIDCEMVGTGPQGKLSELARCSVVNYEGDVIYDKYVRPELPIVDYRTRWSGITKQHMKNAIPFKAAQAEILKILKDKIVVGHAIHNDFQALKYFHPKDRTRDTSQSPALKKRAGLPIRANVSLKNLARHLLHKKIQEGRKGHSSVEDAQTAMELYRLVEVQWEKELAHSLPPRPPSPVTDPAADSSQYLDDQYWPTELMASSL; encoded by the exons ATGTGCGCGGGGCGGCTTCCGGGCCGGACACGTGTGAGCGGCGCCGGGAGCGGTCAGCACCGGGACGCCGGGG GAATGCCACCAGGCAAAGGGCAGATGACCCCGCTGCTGCCCGCCCCGAAGGTCACCgtgcccaccctgcagggcGCCCATGGGGGCTGCGCTCAGGCCCCGAGGGGTCCCGGCTCACCGCAGGCTCGCAGCAAGAAGAGGAGCCGAAGGCACCAGCGGTTCATGGCGCGCcgggcagtgctggagcagaaggggctgctgagcccccaCAGGCACCCGGGCAGTCAGAGCCCCGAGGCGGGGCTGGAGGCACACACTGAACTCACCGAGAGCTGTGACAAGGTCCCCAAGGCCAAGCAGAGCGTGTCCTCATCCCTGTCTCCATCTGCCTCTCCAGACAGCATAGCCAGGCACCACTcggtgctgctgtcccaggggaACGGCAGCTCCGGGAGGGTGAGGACGTCCTCCCTGGTGCTGCGCCCGGGCAAGTACGTGGCCATCGACTGTGAGATGGTGGGCACGGGCCCTCAGGGCAAGCTGAGCGAGCTGGCACGCTGCTCTGTGGTGAACTACGAGGGGGATGTCATCTATGACAAGTACGTCCGGCCCGAGCTCCCCATCGTGGACTACCGGACACGCTGGAGCGGCATCACCAAGCAGCACATGAAGAATGCAATTCCCTTCAAGGCTGCCCAGGCTGAg ATCCTGAAGATCTTGAAAGACAAGATTGTGGTAGGGCACGCCATCCACAATGACTTCCAAGCCCTGAAGTACTTCCACCCGAAAGACAGGACTCGAGACACcagccagagccctgcactgaagaagagggcagggctgcccatCAGAGCCAATGTCTCCCTCAAGAACTTGGCCAGGCACCTGCTCCATAAAAAGATCCAG GAGGGCCGCAAAGGACACTCATCGGTGGAGGACGCCCAGACAGCCATGGAGCTGTACAGACTGGTGGAGGTACAGTGGGAGAAGGAGCTGGCCCACAGCctgcccccccggccccccagCCCCGTCACAGAccctgctgcagacagcagccAGTACCTGGATGACCAGTACTGGCCCACAGAGCTGATGGCGAGCAGCCTGTGA
- the AEN gene encoding apoptosis-enhancing nuclease isoform X3, whose protein sequence is MCAGRLPGRTRVSGAGSGMPPGKGQMTPLLPAPKVTVPTLQGAHGGCAQAPRGPGSPQARSKKRSRRHQRFMARRAVLEQKGLLSPHRHPGSQSPEAGLEAHTELTESCDKVPKAKQSVSSSLSPSASPDSIARHHSVLLSQGNGSSGRVRTSSLVLRPGKYVAIDCEMVGTGPQGKLSELARCSVVNYEGDVIYDKYVRPELPIVDYRTRWSGITKQHMKNAIPFKAAQAEILKILKDKIVVGHAIHNDFQALKYFHPKDRTRDTSQSPALKKRAGLPIRANVSLKNLARHLLHKKIQEGRKGHSSVEDAQTAMELYRLVEVQWEKELAHSLPPRPPSPVTDPAADSSQYLDDQYWPTELMASSL, encoded by the exons ATGTGCGCGGGGCGGCTTCCGGGCCGGACACGTGTGAGCGGCGCCGGGAGCG GAATGCCACCAGGCAAAGGGCAGATGACCCCGCTGCTGCCCGCCCCGAAGGTCACCgtgcccaccctgcagggcGCCCATGGGGGCTGCGCTCAGGCCCCGAGGGGTCCCGGCTCACCGCAGGCTCGCAGCAAGAAGAGGAGCCGAAGGCACCAGCGGTTCATGGCGCGCcgggcagtgctggagcagaaggggctgctgagcccccaCAGGCACCCGGGCAGTCAGAGCCCCGAGGCGGGGCTGGAGGCACACACTGAACTCACCGAGAGCTGTGACAAGGTCCCCAAGGCCAAGCAGAGCGTGTCCTCATCCCTGTCTCCATCTGCCTCTCCAGACAGCATAGCCAGGCACCACTcggtgctgctgtcccaggggaACGGCAGCTCCGGGAGGGTGAGGACGTCCTCCCTGGTGCTGCGCCCGGGCAAGTACGTGGCCATCGACTGTGAGATGGTGGGCACGGGCCCTCAGGGCAAGCTGAGCGAGCTGGCACGCTGCTCTGTGGTGAACTACGAGGGGGATGTCATCTATGACAAGTACGTCCGGCCCGAGCTCCCCATCGTGGACTACCGGACACGCTGGAGCGGCATCACCAAGCAGCACATGAAGAATGCAATTCCCTTCAAGGCTGCCCAGGCTGAg ATCCTGAAGATCTTGAAAGACAAGATTGTGGTAGGGCACGCCATCCACAATGACTTCCAAGCCCTGAAGTACTTCCACCCGAAAGACAGGACTCGAGACACcagccagagccctgcactgaagaagagggcagggctgcccatCAGAGCCAATGTCTCCCTCAAGAACTTGGCCAGGCACCTGCTCCATAAAAAGATCCAG GAGGGCCGCAAAGGACACTCATCGGTGGAGGACGCCCAGACAGCCATGGAGCTGTACAGACTGGTGGAGGTACAGTGGGAGAAGGAGCTGGCCCACAGCctgcccccccggccccccagCCCCGTCACAGAccctgctgcagacagcagccAGTACCTGGATGACCAGTACTGGCCCACAGAGCTGATGGCGAGCAGCCTGTGA
- the AEN gene encoding apoptosis-enhancing nuclease isoform X2 — protein sequence MPPGKGQMTPLLPAPKVTVPTLQGAHGGCAQAPRGPGSPQARSKKRSRRHQRFMARRAVLEQKGLLSPHRHPGSQSPEAGLEAHTELTESCDKVPKAKQSVSSSLSPSASPDSIARHHSVLLSQGNGSSGRVRTSSLVLRPGKYVAIDCEMVGTGPQGKLSELARCSVVNYEGDVIYDKYVRPELPIVDYRTRWSGITKQHMKNAIPFKAAQAEILKILKDKIVVGHAIHNDFQALKYFHPKDRTRDTSQSPALKKRAGLPIRANVSLKNLARHLLHKKIQEGRKGHSSVEDAQTAMELYRLVEVQWEKELAHSLPPRPPSPVTDPAADSSQYLDDQYWPTELMASSL from the exons ATGCCACCAGGCAAAGGGCAGATGACCCCGCTGCTGCCCGCCCCGAAGGTCACCgtgcccaccctgcagggcGCCCATGGGGGCTGCGCTCAGGCCCCGAGGGGTCCCGGCTCACCGCAGGCTCGCAGCAAGAAGAGGAGCCGAAGGCACCAGCGGTTCATGGCGCGCcgggcagtgctggagcagaaggggctgctgagcccccaCAGGCACCCGGGCAGTCAGAGCCCCGAGGCGGGGCTGGAGGCACACACTGAACTCACCGAGAGCTGTGACAAGGTCCCCAAGGCCAAGCAGAGCGTGTCCTCATCCCTGTCTCCATCTGCCTCTCCAGACAGCATAGCCAGGCACCACTcggtgctgctgtcccaggggaACGGCAGCTCCGGGAGGGTGAGGACGTCCTCCCTGGTGCTGCGCCCGGGCAAGTACGTGGCCATCGACTGTGAGATGGTGGGCACGGGCCCTCAGGGCAAGCTGAGCGAGCTGGCACGCTGCTCTGTGGTGAACTACGAGGGGGATGTCATCTATGACAAGTACGTCCGGCCCGAGCTCCCCATCGTGGACTACCGGACACGCTGGAGCGGCATCACCAAGCAGCACATGAAGAATGCAATTCCCTTCAAGGCTGCCCAGGCTGAg ATCCTGAAGATCTTGAAAGACAAGATTGTGGTAGGGCACGCCATCCACAATGACTTCCAAGCCCTGAAGTACTTCCACCCGAAAGACAGGACTCGAGACACcagccagagccctgcactgaagaagagggcagggctgcccatCAGAGCCAATGTCTCCCTCAAGAACTTGGCCAGGCACCTGCTCCATAAAAAGATCCAG GAGGGCCGCAAAGGACACTCATCGGTGGAGGACGCCCAGACAGCCATGGAGCTGTACAGACTGGTGGAGGTACAGTGGGAGAAGGAGCTGGCCCACAGCctgcccccccggccccccagCCCCGTCACAGAccctgctgcagacagcagccAGTACCTGGATGACCAGTACTGGCCCACAGAGCTGATGGCGAGCAGCCTGTGA